In uncultured Methanobrevibacter sp., a genomic segment contains:
- a CDS encoding PD-(D/E)XK nuclease family protein — MKLSSRSKSYMIPEYSLTGDLLSFLTCNLQYRYQNKGTLPPSMPIQLWFGEFIHGVMEEAYLQWELKKTPFPWDWKKDIRPIENMIDARLQVRGLYPPKEHFFSTNNPNNENIDINERDHKKLASARAQSAINYWGPHLFPLIDSAEVLIKGIRNMPNYDENISRSNYYGINGVIDVLSSLKIDKTINNTNQTTLDNYRNKIIEYLKNNEEFQKNISQIDSDEYEVIIDYKGMRRPSNQRKDDETWIRHKWQILTYAWLRKQQADAKPIVAGIIFYLNELVPSKEDLIVIQQDIHDNLTDIPKEGEFKKDIELIENWDEDSKVPELSSEFKTARSIRIINIDNNEIDNALTEFDAVVNNIESSLIKEIKGCKIQDAWEAKADKRTCDACDFKTFCKNKKNKTKEFTIP, encoded by the coding sequence ATGAAATTATCTTCAAGATCAAAATCATACATGATTCCAGAATACAGTTTAACTGGAGATTTACTTTCCTTTTTGACCTGTAACTTACAATACAGATATCAAAATAAAGGTACTTTACCTCCATCTATGCCTATCCAATTATGGTTTGGAGAGTTTATACATGGTGTAATGGAGGAAGCTTATTTGCAATGGGAATTAAAAAAAACCCCATTCCCTTGGGATTGGAAAAAAGATATTAGACCTATTGAAAATATGATAGACGCAAGATTACAAGTAAGAGGACTTTATCCTCCAAAAGAACATTTTTTCTCAACAAACAATCCCAATAATGAAAATATTGATATTAATGAAAGAGATCATAAAAAATTAGCTAGTGCACGAGCACAAAGTGCTATTAATTATTGGGGTCCTCATTTATTCCCATTAATTGATTCTGCAGAAGTATTGATTAAAGGAATTAGGAACATGCCAAATTATGATGAAAATATTAGTCGTTCTAATTATTATGGTATTAATGGTGTTATTGATGTTCTAAGTTCATTGAAAATAGATAAAACAATAAACAATACAAATCAAACAACATTAGACAATTATAGAAATAAAATTATTGAATATTTGAAAAATAATGAAGAATTTCAAAAAAATATAAGTCAAATTGATAGCGACGAATATGAAGTAATTATTGATTATAAAGGAATGAGACGACCATCTAATCAAAGAAAAGATGATGAAACATGGATACGTCATAAATGGCAAATTTTAACCTATGCTTGGCTTAGAAAACAACAAGCTGATGCAAAACCTATTGTAGCAGGAATTATATTTTATTTAAATGAACTAGTTCCTTCAAAAGAAGATTTAATCGTTATTCAACAAGATATACATGATAATTTAACAGATATTCCAAAAGAAGGTGAGTTTAAAAAGGATATAGAATTAATTGAAAATTGGGATGAAGATTCAAAAGTTCCAGAATTAAGTTCAGAGTTTAAAACTGCAAGATCAATTCGAATAATCAATATTGACAATAATGAAATTGATAATGCTTTAACTGAATTTGATGCTGTTGTGAATAATATTGAATCTTCATTAATTAAAGAAATTAAAGGATGTAAAATTCAAGATGCTTGGGAAGCAAAAGCAGATAAAAGAACCTGTGATGCCTGTGATTTTAAAACATTTTGTAAAAATAAAAAAAATAAAACAAAAGAATTTACCATTCCTTAA
- a CDS encoding Mur ligase family protein → MKAAVIGLGVEGKKAVNSLLNHGWEVYATDLNSNVDLSDLDLPTISMNLVSGDETISIVSDNLTVDLGFSNSHAIDDCDAIAISPSMYGGAFADKLLENGRLLSNVVTKHKDIFTIGITGTNGKTTSVHMLKSILENAGKKVLVGGNGGGGFSGYYDLILEAAQDDYDILLVEVCDMTLDFCNYCFDFDMVGLTNIGNDHMNVHKTVANYKNTLVRFFEDKTVFTAFNQDFNADFKEVANKYIPFFEYDGKLQVFGKFNALNAGLASAIATELKISKEIISKSLTEFKAVEGRMDVYKINNASIFVGKTDNSDALNSVLNENDFYALFIGTPRANEEHRLSILDEAVKYNPEVIVLFPGLDDTIDMALYRLNSKGYEGRIEVANSLDEIIALVAEFSHEDAIFIGGNGQEAIIGIQERIRLLSENL, encoded by the coding sequence ATGAAAGCAGCAGTTATAGGTTTAGGTGTAGAAGGAAAAAAAGCAGTTAATTCTCTGTTAAATCATGGTTGGGAAGTTTATGCTACAGATTTAAATAGTAATGTTGATTTGTCTGATTTGGATTTACCAACGATTTCAATGAATTTAGTTAGTGGTGATGAAACAATTTCTATTGTTTCTGATAACTTAACTGTTGATTTGGGATTTTCAAATTCTCATGCAATTGATGATTGTGATGCAATAGCAATTAGTCCTAGTATGTATGGAGGTGCTTTTGCAGATAAATTACTTGAAAATGGTAGACTTTTAAGTAATGTTGTAACTAAACATAAAGATATATTTACTATTGGAATTACTGGAACTAATGGGAAAACTACATCTGTTCATATGTTAAAAAGTATTTTAGAAAATGCAGGTAAAAAAGTTTTAGTTGGTGGAAATGGTGGTGGAGGCTTTTCAGGTTATTATGATTTAATTTTAGAAGCAGCACAAGATGATTATGATATTTTACTTGTTGAAGTTTGTGATATGACACTTGATTTTTGTAATTATTGCTTTGATTTTGACATGGTGGGGTTGACTAATATTGGTAATGATCATATGAATGTTCATAAAACTGTAGCTAATTATAAAAACACTTTAGTAAGGTTTTTTGAAGATAAAACTGTTTTTACAGCTTTTAATCAAGATTTTAATGCAGATTTTAAAGAAGTAGCTAATAAATATATTCCTTTTTTTGAATATGATGGCAAGTTACAAGTTTTTGGTAAATTTAATGCATTAAATGCAGGTCTTGCTAGTGCAATAGCTACTGAATTGAAAATATCTAAAGAAATTATTTCTAAATCTTTAACTGAGTTTAAAGCAGTTGAAGGTCGAATGGATGTTTATAAAATTAATAATGCATCTATTTTTGTTGGTAAAACTGATAACTCTGATGCTTTAAATTCTGTTTTAAATGAAAATGACTTTTATGCTTTATTTATAGGAACTCCTAGGGCTAATGAGGAACATAGATTAAGTATTTTAGATGAAGCAGTTAAATATAATCCTGAAGTTATAGTATTATTCCCTGGGTTAGATGATACTATTGACATGGCATTATATAGATTAAACAGTAAGGGTTATGAAGGTAGGATTGAGGTAGCTAATTCTTTAGATGAAATAATTGCTCTTGTTGCCGAATTTTCTCATGAAGATGCTATTTTCATTGGTGGTAATGGTCAGGAAGCTATTATTGGAATTCAAGAAAGGATAAGGTTGTTATCTGAAAATCTTTAG
- a CDS encoding DUF169 domain-containing protein produces MSNLKTNQEYSKIIEEHVKLTCKVVAVKLLASKEDLPEGYNLINEKIRHCEMIRKASLGEKFYSTIEQQACLGGAGAIGLRDMPPKLASGEKYFELGRFKDLKTAKSVTKKLSVIKDRYWGIVYSPLDEAIFKPDVIIIITEPVGGMKLAQTIVYSSGEKVTPNFAGIQSLCGDALANPFITGGINFTLGCDGSRKAADIKDNEMTIGISSKKIDEVISNLKAI; encoded by the coding sequence ATGAGTAATTTAAAAACCAATCAAGAGTACAGTAAAATAATTGAAGAGCATGTTAAATTAACTTGCAAAGTAGTAGCTGTTAAATTATTAGCTAGCAAAGAAGACCTTCCCGAAGGTTATAATTTAATAAATGAAAAAATTAGACATTGTGAAATGATTAGAAAAGCTTCATTAGGAGAAAAATTCTACAGCACTATTGAACAACAAGCTTGTTTAGGTGGAGCTGGAGCTATTGGTCTTAGAGATATGCCTCCTAAATTAGCTAGTGGAGAAAAATATTTTGAATTAGGCAGATTTAAAGATTTGAAAACTGCAAAATCAGTGACTAAAAAACTTTCAGTAATTAAAGATAGATATTGGGGGATTGTGTATTCACCTTTAGATGAAGCAATATTTAAACCAGACGTAATCATCATAATTACAGAACCTGTTGGAGGAATGAAATTAGCTCAGACTATTGTTTATTCATCTGGAGAGAAAGTTACACCTAACTTTGCAGGTATACAATCACTTTGTGGTGATGCATTAGCCAATCCATTTATAACTGGTGGAATTAATTTTACATTAGGTTGTGACGGATCTAGAAAAGCAGCAGATATTAAAGATAATGAAATGACTATTGGAATTAGTAGCAAAAAAATAGATGAAGTTATTTCAAATTTAAAAGCTATTTAA
- a CDS encoding ATP-dependent helicase: MITYEEFEDIVVNVLKRDISSNEDQKKSILANSNESLFIVAGPGSGKTTVIVLKILKYIFVDDIAPEEILATTFTRKAANELHSRILSWGDQIKNYLIDNITEEDMNEEIRLINLIEKKIDLNKINIGTTDSVGEDLLRVHREPGTNQPLVIEDFVSKSAMTNVLIKNNDYLNEDLREYLKSFTTKEKLEEPSKMAEILLNLKNRMYYDQVNFDEVYEKFPNKSGGNLALNAIKNYEKELKKRNIIDFPMLEFKFLTKLKNHKLDVFLDNIKIILIDEYQDTNLIQEDIYFTIAKSALKNNGSITVVGDDDQSLYRFRGATVDLFTNFKQRAHDKLRINVKEINLRTNYRSSESIINHCNHFVELDKEYQKARVNEKPKIIAPDFNNDEIPVLGMFRNNSQLLAKDLTKLINNLINNGETTLKIKRIINKDYYTKITHKHGLTEIKKHEKENIKNNKNLDKITLKLDENYGSASDIAILSYSPKEMKGSTPTFNYYLRKNLKKLRKPIEVFNPKGRDLQEVKEVAIFCGLILECIDPQGLIQKSDKQIQKLADRNMTRWRFQARDYIKNKPEPNEPISLSEFVISWQNRHPKNREKWPENASLMELAYKLITWIEVLQDDVEGIVYLEAITRSIKQTGFFNKYSGNIVFTNVETEKESILEAIWNIFIPIATGGVGIDEDLLETLPDDRINIMSIHQSKGLEFPLVIVDVGSKFKKNQVNTQNLRFPKMEPKNRSIEDSIRCFSSLGKSERSEKDRSFDDLTRLYFVAFSRAENVLLLVGLLPSIEGYKVKDDFKQIPNVALGWSRDEKLVGFDEIYLI; the protein is encoded by the coding sequence ATGATTACATATGAAGAATTTGAAGATATTGTCGTGAATGTTTTAAAAAGAGACATTTCTTCAAATGAAGATCAAAAAAAATCTATTTTAGCTAATTCAAATGAATCTCTTTTCATAGTAGCTGGCCCAGGATCTGGAAAAACAACTGTAATTGTACTTAAAATACTTAAATATATTTTTGTTGATGATATTGCACCTGAAGAAATTTTAGCAACTACTTTTACTAGAAAAGCTGCAAATGAGTTACATTCCAGGATATTGAGTTGGGGAGATCAAATTAAAAATTATCTAATCGACAATATTACTGAAGAAGACATGAATGAAGAAATTAGATTAATAAATTTGATTGAAAAAAAAATAGATTTAAACAAAATTAATATTGGAACTACAGATAGTGTTGGTGAAGATTTATTACGAGTTCATAGAGAACCTGGAACAAATCAACCATTAGTAATTGAAGATTTTGTTAGTAAATCAGCTATGACAAATGTTCTTATTAAAAATAATGATTATTTAAATGAAGATTTAAGAGAATATCTCAAAAGTTTTACAACTAAAGAAAAGTTAGAAGAACCTTCAAAAATGGCTGAAATTCTTTTAAATTTAAAAAATAGGATGTATTATGACCAAGTAAATTTTGATGAAGTTTATGAAAAATTTCCTAATAAAAGTGGAGGTAATTTAGCTTTAAATGCTATAAAAAATTACGAAAAAGAGTTGAAAAAAAGAAATATTATAGATTTCCCAATGCTTGAATTTAAATTCTTAACCAAACTTAAAAATCATAAACTAGATGTTTTTTTAGATAATATAAAAATTATTTTAATTGATGAATATCAGGATACTAACTTAATTCAAGAAGATATTTACTTCACAATAGCTAAATCAGCTTTAAAAAATAATGGGAGTATTACTGTTGTAGGTGATGATGACCAATCCCTTTATCGATTCAGAGGAGCTACAGTGGATTTATTTACTAACTTTAAACAACGTGCACATGATAAATTAAGAATCAATGTCAAAGAAATTAATTTAAGAACTAACTATCGATCTAGTGAAAGCATTATTAACCATTGTAATCATTTTGTAGAATTAGATAAAGAATATCAAAAAGCTAGAGTTAATGAAAAACCTAAAATTATCGCACCTGATTTTAATAATGATGAAATACCAGTTCTTGGAATGTTTAGAAATAATTCTCAATTATTAGCTAAAGATTTAACTAAATTAATTAATAACCTGATAAATAATGGTGAAACAACTTTAAAAATAAAAAGAATCATAAACAAGGATTATTATACTAAAATAACACATAAACATGGATTAACTGAGATTAAAAAACATGAAAAAGAAAATATTAAAAATAATAAAAATTTAGATAAAATTACTTTGAAATTAGATGAGAATTATGGATCTGCATCAGACATAGCAATTTTATCATACTCCCCTAAAGAAATGAAAGGAAGTACTCCAACATTTAATTATTATTTAAGAAAAAATCTTAAAAAGCTTAGAAAACCTATTGAAGTTTTTAATCCAAAAGGAAGAGATTTACAAGAAGTTAAAGAAGTTGCAATATTTTGTGGATTAATATTAGAGTGTATTGATCCCCAAGGTTTAATTCAAAAATCAGATAAACAAATTCAAAAATTAGCTGATAGAAATATGACTCGTTGGAGATTTCAAGCAAGAGATTATATTAAAAATAAACCAGAACCTAATGAACCTATATCATTAAGTGAATTCGTAATATCTTGGCAAAATCGTCATCCTAAAAATCGTGAAAAATGGCCTGAAAATGCAAGTCTAATGGAATTAGCATATAAATTAATTACTTGGATTGAAGTTCTTCAAGATGATGTTGAAGGAATTGTTTATTTAGAAGCAATTACTAGGTCAATTAAACAAACAGGATTTTTCAATAAATATTCTGGAAATATTGTATTTACTAATGTAGAAACAGAAAAAGAGTCAATTCTTGAAGCTATTTGGAATATTTTCATACCTATAGCTACAGGTGGTGTTGGAATTGATGAAGACCTCCTTGAAACATTACCTGATGATAGAATAAATATTATGTCTATTCATCAATCAAAAGGATTAGAATTCCCTCTAGTAATTGTTGATGTAGGTAGTAAATTCAAAAAGAATCAAGTTAATACACAAAATTTAAGATTTCCAAAAATGGAACCTAAAAACAGAAGTATTGAAGATAGTATACGATGTTTTAGTTCTCTTGGTAAATCTGAAAGAAGTGAAAAAGACAGATCATTTGATGACTTAACAAGACTTTATTTTGTTGCATTTTCAAGAGCAGAAAATGTTTTATTACTTGTTGGATTATTACCTTCTATTGAAGGTTATAAAGTTAAAGATGATTTTAAACAAATCCCAAATGTTGCTCTGGGATGGAGTAGAGATGAGAAATTAGTTGGATTTGATGAAATTTACTTAATATAA
- a CDS encoding NTP transferase domain-containing protein produces MTVSAIITAAGKNSRMRNDQISRGISLKNKLILPFHNKTVIETTIDNTLSSNVDECIVVLGHYSDEIKEAIFDNYKDSVKFIENNPIDVGLSVSLLNGLKNINSDFALCVTGDQPTVSGETFNKLIEVCQNSDNPKKTIAILRRRKIGLLDTAEGLGMPFVSFKNNLIKYLENENDNLNPILRKIFSDGYTFYGIKEKNELELMNINHYDDYLKLLNSF; encoded by the coding sequence ATGACAGTTTCAGCTATTATTACTGCAGCAGGTAAAAATTCTCGTATGAGAAATGATCAAATTTCTAGAGGTATTTCTCTAAAAAATAAACTTATTCTTCCATTTCATAATAAAACTGTTATAGAAACAACAATTGATAATACATTATCATCTAATGTAGATGAGTGTATTGTGGTGTTAGGTCATTATAGTGATGAAATAAAGGAAGCTATTTTTGATAATTATAAAGATTCTGTAAAATTTATAGAAAATAATCCTATTGATGTAGGTTTATCTGTGTCTCTTTTAAATGGTTTAAAAAATATCAACTCTGATTTTGCACTTTGTGTAACTGGAGATCAGCCCACGGTATCTGGTGAAACATTTAACAAACTGATTGAAGTTTGTCAGAATTCAGACAACCCAAAAAAAACAATAGCTATTTTAAGACGTAGAAAAATAGGATTATTAGATACTGCTGAAGGATTAGGAATGCCTTTTGTATCTTTTAAAAATAATTTAATAAAATATTTAGAAAATGAAAATGATAATTTAAATCCAATTTTAAGAAAAATATTTAGTGATGGTTATACGTTTTATGGAATAAAAGAAAAAAATGAATTGGAATTAATGAATATTAATCATTATGATGATTATCTGAAATTATTAAATAGCTTTTAA